DNA sequence from the Antarctobacter heliothermus genome:
TGCGGTGCCGGCCCTATGTCCTTGGCGGTGTTCTTGCCGTTGTGGCGTCTGTGGCACTGGCGGTGCAGCCCGACGAGGTGTTGGACGATCCGGCGCTGGAGGCGCGGGCGCGGGACATCTCGGCAGGGTTGCGCTGTCTGGTCTGTCAGAACGAGAGCATTGACGAAAGCAACGCCTCACTGGCCAAGGATCTGCGGCTGCTGGTGCGGGAACGCCTGGTGGCCGGGGATACGGACGCCGAAGTGGTGGCCTTTATCGTCGACCGCTATGGCGAGTTTGTTCTGCTGAAACCGACAACCGGCGGCTGGAACTGGCTGCTCTGGGCCTCTGGTCCGGGGTTGTTTGTGATCGCGCTGGGGATGGGCGTTGTTTACATCCGCCGCCGCGGGCAGGTGCCTGCGGGCGGTGAGGCCGGGCTGAGCGAAGAAGAACAAAAGCGGCTGGATGAACTGCTGAAGGACTAGTTCACGGTCGGTTCAGGCGGGTGCGCCCATTTGTTTGGCCACAAACCACTGCGTCCCGCAGGCAGAGCGAAAGCCGCCGCGCCGGTCGCCATCGCCTTTTTCCATCATCGGCTGAATCTCTGTCGCGCCGTGGTCCAGTGCGTGAGCAAAGGCGGCGTCGGGATCTGGCAGGTACAGATGGACCATCGCATCTGCACCGCCGTCTGCCCCACCCATCATCAGGACGGAATCGCCGATGCGGCATTCCGCGTGCATGATACGGTCGCCGTCGTGAAAAACACGCAGGCGGGTGGCGTCAAACACGGCTTCGCAGAATTTCAGTGTCGCCTCCGGATCTGACAGGATCAGGTAGGGGGACAGATCGGTATAGCCATCGGGTTTGTAGGTCATGGCGGCATGATTGCAGGGCGGCGGCTATGCCGTCAACGCCAGTGGCGCGGTCGCTGATTTCCCGCATGAGGCACTTGTGACGCCGCGTTTGGCTTTGCCTTTCCGGGGGCGCCGATGTTTCATGCGCGGCAAGGAAATGGGAGCACGCCAATGCACTACGACATGATCACCTACGCGGT
Encoded proteins:
- a CDS encoding VOC family protein; amino-acid sequence: MTYKPDGYTDLSPYLILSDPEATLKFCEAVFDATRLRVFHDGDRIMHAECRIGDSVLMMGGADGGADAMVHLYLPDPDAAFAHALDHGATEIQPMMEKGDGDRRGGFRSACGTQWFVAKQMGAPA
- a CDS encoding cytochrome c-type biogenesis protein: MMDFVMRCRPYVLGGVLAVVASVALAVQPDEVLDDPALEARARDISAGLRCLVCQNESIDESNASLAKDLRLLVRERLVAGDTDAEVVAFIVDRYGEFVLLKPTTGGWNWLLWASGPGLFVIALGMGVVYIRRRGQVPAGGEAGLSEEEQKRLDELLKD